The following are encoded in a window of Mycolicibacterium tusciae JS617 genomic DNA:
- a CDS encoding nitroreductase — protein MDVYEAVKTRRAVRGFTDRPVSREVIERVLSAAARSPSGSNIQPWNIYVVTGEPLTQLKKVATERVANSDPWDEREYVMYPAQLKSPYGERRSAFGRDRYTALGVAREDWEARTRAAIGNWECFGAPVALFCYIDRDLGMPQWSDLGMYLQTVMLLLRAEGLHSCPQMAWSQVRKSVDAVTSPPPELMLFCGMSIGYEDPDVAFVDNGRAPLDETVTFIDG, from the coding sequence ATGGACGTCTACGAGGCGGTCAAGACGCGGCGGGCGGTGCGGGGCTTCACTGATCGACCGGTTTCCCGTGAGGTGATCGAGCGTGTGCTGTCCGCGGCCGCACGATCGCCATCCGGATCGAACATCCAGCCCTGGAACATCTACGTCGTCACCGGCGAGCCGCTGACGCAGCTCAAGAAGGTCGCCACCGAGCGCGTGGCCAACAGCGACCCGTGGGATGAGCGCGAGTATGTGATGTATCCGGCCCAGCTGAAATCCCCGTACGGCGAACGTCGATCGGCGTTCGGCAGGGACCGCTACACCGCCCTCGGCGTCGCGCGGGAGGACTGGGAGGCGCGGACGCGGGCCGCCATCGGAAACTGGGAGTGTTTCGGGGCACCGGTGGCACTGTTCTGCTACATCGACCGCGACCTCGGTATGCCGCAGTGGTCCGACCTCGGCATGTATCTGCAGACAGTGATGCTGCTGCTGCGTGCCGAAGGGCTGCACAGCTGCCCTCAGATGGCGTGGTCGCAGGTGCGCAAGTCGGTCGACGCGGTGACGTCACCGCCGCCGGAACTCATGCTGTTCTGCGGAATGTCGATCGGCTACGAGGATCCAGACGTGGCTTTCGTCGACAACGGTCGGGCGCCGCTCGATGAGACGGTGACGTTCATCGACGGATAG
- a CDS encoding SDR family oxidoreductase encodes MRIVVIGGTGFVGSKLVHTLDEHGHDVVAAAPSTGVNTFTGEGLAAVLAGASVVVDVSNSPTLDDAAAEFFRTATTNLLTAEKDAGVGHHVALSVVGTDRLAPHSGYFQGKLLQEKLISEGPIPFSIVRATQFFEFVKTLADSATVDGTVRMPPALFQPMAGADVAEGVAITAVNEPVNGIVEIGGPEPVLLPDAIRTSLTARGDSREVIADPEARYWGIELEQRTLVPADGATLFDTRLEEWILEAAAKA; translated from the coding sequence ATGAGAATCGTCGTCATCGGAGGTACCGGCTTTGTGGGCTCCAAGCTGGTGCACACCCTGGACGAACACGGCCATGATGTCGTGGCCGCCGCACCGTCGACCGGCGTGAACACGTTCACCGGCGAGGGGCTGGCAGCGGTTCTCGCCGGCGCGTCGGTTGTCGTCGACGTATCGAACTCGCCGACGCTCGACGATGCGGCAGCGGAATTCTTCCGCACCGCGACCACCAACCTGCTCACCGCCGAGAAGGACGCCGGGGTCGGACACCACGTCGCGCTGTCGGTGGTAGGCACCGACCGGCTCGCCCCGCACTCCGGCTACTTCCAGGGGAAGCTGTTGCAGGAGAAGCTGATCAGCGAGGGACCCATTCCGTTCTCGATCGTCCGCGCGACACAGTTCTTCGAGTTCGTCAAGACTCTCGCCGACTCGGCGACTGTCGATGGCACGGTGCGGATGCCACCCGCCCTCTTCCAGCCGATGGCCGGTGCCGACGTCGCGGAAGGCGTCGCCATCACCGCGGTCAATGAACCGGTGAACGGAATCGTCGAAATCGGCGGGCCCGAGCCGGTTTTGCTTCCCGACGCCATCAGGACCTCGCTGACCGCGCGCGGCGACAGCCGCGAGGTCATCGCCGATCCCGAGGCACGGTACTGGGGCATCGAGCTCGAACAACGCACGCTGGTCCCCGCGGACGGCGCGACCCTGTTTGACACCCGCCTCGAGGAGTGGATCCTCGAAGCGGCTGCCAAGGCTTAG
- a CDS encoding TetR/AcrR family transcriptional regulator: MRRTNASPTQQEAAILKAAAEEVALVGVGRLSMEVIARQAGVSRSTLYRRFPSREALITELGRQTFDFAMARLQTVAIDNGPAEAAVAAFREGIRLLTGEPVMRRFLQLDGDFTAVTGMFDEARTFLISAATAMAKALRSAGATMPDDDLLAVAELHIRLAASLVQVSSKVLDVTDDDAVAAYARKHLAPLVR; this comes from the coding sequence ATGCGCCGCACCAACGCCAGCCCCACCCAGCAGGAGGCCGCGATACTGAAGGCCGCCGCCGAGGAGGTGGCGCTCGTCGGCGTCGGCCGGTTGAGCATGGAAGTGATCGCCCGACAAGCCGGTGTCAGCCGAAGCACCCTGTACCGGCGATTCCCCAGCCGGGAGGCGCTGATCACCGAACTGGGCAGGCAGACCTTCGATTTCGCGATGGCGCGGCTGCAGACCGTGGCGATCGACAATGGTCCGGCCGAAGCCGCCGTCGCCGCATTCCGCGAAGGCATCCGGCTGCTGACCGGTGAACCGGTGATGCGCAGGTTTCTGCAGTTGGACGGCGACTTCACCGCGGTGACCGGAATGTTCGACGAGGCCAGGACCTTTCTGATCAGCGCGGCCACCGCGATGGCCAAGGCGCTGCGTTCGGCGGGCGCGACGATGCCAGATGACGACCTCCTTGCCGTGGCCGAACTACACATCCGGCTGGCCGCCTCCCTGGTCCAGGTCAGCTCCAAAGTGCTCGACGTCACCGACGACGACGCGGTGGCCGCCTACGCCAGGAAACATCTGGCGCCGCTCGTGCGGTGA
- a CDS encoding oxygenase MpaB family protein — MVAPVETSSTHDTESVRPKVLVEFRKHSGSTLGGLFGAAAFDEVALVPVAAAVDKTGRFAANFADRGVRSGFSALLAIWGDAEDKVAEADRLKMMHREVRGRGTGDFADVRYSALDPKLWNWIAVSGMFLVLNSFTPCTGIVLSDAERELAYAQLLDAFAALELPGKSAKLPATYAEATDYYESMVRDELQANAFLQKVTLDLTRLPLPTLVLPAPLRRLLTPPWLVLRPVAGHVLKVCSFGILHPGIRDLTGFRWESRHDLEFALYCRVLQLAWRVLPDKLLLIPLARNRIEYEKLVHVHRSVALDSFAPPAGCPAR, encoded by the coding sequence ATGGTCGCACCTGTCGAGACTTCCTCGACGCACGACACCGAATCCGTACGGCCGAAGGTTCTGGTCGAGTTCCGCAAGCACAGCGGGAGCACCCTCGGCGGCCTCTTCGGCGCGGCCGCCTTCGACGAGGTCGCCCTCGTCCCGGTGGCGGCGGCGGTGGACAAGACGGGCCGCTTTGCCGCCAACTTCGCCGATCGCGGTGTGCGCAGCGGGTTTTCGGCTCTCCTTGCCATCTGGGGTGATGCAGAAGACAAGGTCGCCGAGGCCGATCGGCTCAAGATGATGCACAGGGAGGTGCGCGGTCGTGGCACGGGTGACTTCGCCGACGTGAGATACAGCGCGCTCGATCCGAAACTGTGGAACTGGATCGCGGTCAGCGGAATGTTCTTGGTGCTGAACTCCTTCACGCCGTGCACCGGGATCGTCCTGTCCGATGCCGAACGCGAACTCGCATACGCGCAACTGCTCGACGCCTTCGCCGCACTCGAGTTGCCGGGGAAGAGCGCGAAGCTGCCCGCGACCTATGCCGAGGCCACCGACTACTACGAGTCGATGGTGCGAGATGAACTACAGGCCAACGCATTCCTGCAAAAGGTGACCCTCGATCTGACCAGGCTGCCGCTGCCGACGTTGGTGCTGCCCGCGCCGCTACGTCGGCTGCTGACACCGCCGTGGCTGGTACTGCGACCCGTGGCGGGCCACGTCCTTAAGGTGTGCTCCTTCGGCATCCTGCATCCGGGGATCCGTGACCTGACCGGCTTCCGATGGGAGTCGCGTCACGACCTCGAGTTCGCACTGTATTGCCGTGTGCTGCAGTTGGCGTGGCGGGTGCTTCCCGATAAACTGTTGCTTATCCCGTTGGCGCGCAATCGAATCGAATACGAGAAGCTCGTGCATGTACATCGATCGGTCGCGCTGGATTCCTTTGCGCCGCCAGCTGGCTGTCCAGCCCGCTGA
- a CDS encoding metallophosphoesterase has product MFIVALSAVLALMNLYLWKRLVKDTTGPGRTRRILTAVLVALALLLVATLVVPRFVDVPRSGWYAWPGYLWFGLLVYLFLTLLVAEPVRLALRPWIKGQPQESSATAESARPALNRRMFIARTTAVAAGAASVGLVGIGAATALGPPDLLQVPVRLRRLDPALRGFRIAVVSDIHLGPLAGRAHTEQIVNTINAAEPDLVAIVGDLVDGTVEQLGAAAAPLRDLSAPEGTFFVTGNHEYFVDDTAAWLTELERLGVQPLRNENTAIRRGGAAFDLVGVNDIAGAQRDDPPDFDRALAGVNLSRPTVLLAHQPVLVSEAAARGVDLQLSGHTHGGQMWPFHYVVTMVQPSLAGLSTVDDTQLYVTRGAGFWGPPVRIGAPPDVTVLILEP; this is encoded by the coding sequence ATGTTCATCGTTGCGCTCAGCGCGGTGCTGGCGCTGATGAACCTCTACCTGTGGAAGCGGCTGGTCAAGGACACCACCGGGCCGGGGCGAACGAGGCGGATTCTCACCGCGGTGCTCGTCGCGCTCGCGCTGTTGCTAGTCGCGACGCTCGTGGTGCCGCGTTTCGTCGATGTACCCAGGTCGGGCTGGTACGCGTGGCCGGGTTACCTGTGGTTCGGCCTGCTCGTCTACCTGTTCCTGACACTGCTCGTCGCAGAGCCGGTGCGGCTTGCACTGCGCCCCTGGATCAAGGGTCAACCGCAAGAATCGTCCGCCACTGCCGAAAGTGCGCGGCCGGCGCTGAACCGCCGGATGTTCATCGCGCGGACCACTGCGGTCGCCGCCGGGGCCGCGTCGGTCGGCCTGGTCGGGATCGGCGCCGCGACCGCACTCGGCCCGCCCGATCTCCTCCAGGTCCCGGTGCGCCTGCGCCGGCTGGACCCGGCCCTGCGCGGATTCCGCATCGCCGTGGTGTCCGACATCCATCTCGGGCCATTGGCCGGACGGGCGCACACCGAGCAGATCGTCAACACCATCAATGCCGCGGAGCCGGACCTGGTGGCGATCGTGGGCGATCTGGTGGACGGCACCGTCGAGCAGCTCGGCGCGGCGGCCGCACCGTTACGGGACCTGTCCGCCCCCGAGGGAACGTTCTTCGTCACCGGCAACCACGAGTACTTCGTCGACGACACCGCCGCGTGGCTGACCGAACTGGAGCGGCTGGGCGTCCAGCCGCTGCGCAACGAGAACACGGCGATCCGGCGCGGCGGCGCGGCGTTCGATCTCGTCGGCGTCAACGACATCGCAGGCGCGCAACGCGACGACCCCCCGGACTTCGACCGCGCCCTGGCGGGGGTCAACCTGTCGCGTCCGACGGTCCTGCTCGCCCATCAACCGGTGCTGGTCTCCGAGGCCGCCGCACGCGGGGTGGATCTGCAGCTGTCCGGCCACACGCACGGCGGGCAGATGTGGCCGTTCCACTACGTCGTCACGATGGTGCAGCCATCGTTGGCGGGCCTGTCGACCGTCGACGACACCCAGCTGTACGTCACCCGCGGTGCGGGGTTTTGGGGTCCGCCGGTCCGGATCGGGGCTCCGCCGGACGTCACGGTGCTGATTCTGGAGCCCTAG
- the helR gene encoding RNA polymerase recycling motor ATPase HelR, giving the protein MSTQDYDDELRSEQGYVDGLYTRLDAERARVRARYRAALGADVDRMDGGTLVARDSEVRALAKQAARLDVADDGLCFGRLDSVTGHRSYIGRIGILDKDNEYDPLLLDWRAPAARAFYVATAATPENMRLRRQFHTRGRRIVDFTDEVLGRPTGDERGDDALLAAVNAPRGEGMRDIVATIQAEQDEIIRLEHPGVLVIEGGPGTGKTVVALHRVAYLLYTQRKRIERHGVLVIGPNPAFLNHIARVLPSLGESDVVFMTVGDLVPGLRVTAEDADETARIKGSSKMLDVLAAAIADRQRLPNDPLPIELADVTVRIDAETAQWAREEAHASGKPHNEARAVFTEIITYVLTERAIARIGKGWLTRDDRNAWEQLRTNLIDELSDNAVFTAALDALWPMLTPQALLAELYSSPERLRTAQADEVLYRAEGDSWTVSDVPLLDELVDLLGRDNVADAAAERERKAETAFAAGVLDNMISREDLMDDEDHLLAQDMLYAEDLAERFTERDTRELVERAAADRDWTYRHVVVDEAQELSEMDWRVLMRRCPSRSFTVVGDLAQRRSAAGATSWDAMLEPYVPGRWIYRSLSVNYRTPAEIMTVAAALLAEFAPDIRPPDSVRACGVMPWSRQVTDDELPMAIGEFVDGEAQREGTSVVIGPPDVPGAVPPSETKGLEFDAVLVVDPDRILAAGPRGAAELYVALTRATQRLGVLHRAPLPRALSGLAGSRDALAK; this is encoded by the coding sequence GTGTCAACTCAGGACTACGACGACGAGCTCCGCTCCGAGCAGGGTTACGTCGACGGGCTGTACACGCGACTGGACGCTGAACGTGCGCGTGTGAGGGCCCGATACCGCGCTGCGCTCGGGGCCGACGTCGACCGCATGGACGGCGGCACGCTCGTGGCCCGCGACAGCGAGGTGCGCGCGCTGGCGAAGCAGGCCGCACGGCTGGACGTCGCCGACGACGGGCTCTGCTTCGGCCGGCTGGACAGCGTCACCGGCCACCGGTCATACATCGGGCGGATCGGCATTCTCGACAAGGACAACGAATACGATCCGCTGCTGCTCGATTGGCGGGCGCCCGCGGCTCGCGCGTTCTATGTCGCGACCGCTGCGACACCGGAGAACATGCGTCTGCGCCGCCAGTTCCATACGCGCGGCCGACGGATCGTCGACTTCACCGACGAGGTCCTCGGCCGCCCCACCGGTGATGAACGCGGGGACGACGCACTGCTGGCCGCCGTCAATGCGCCGCGCGGGGAGGGCATGCGCGACATCGTCGCGACGATCCAGGCCGAGCAGGACGAGATCATCCGGCTCGAGCATCCCGGAGTGCTGGTGATCGAGGGCGGGCCCGGCACAGGCAAGACCGTGGTGGCGCTGCACCGCGTCGCATACCTGCTCTATACGCAGCGCAAGCGGATCGAACGCCACGGCGTTCTGGTGATCGGTCCCAACCCGGCGTTTTTGAACCACATCGCTCGCGTGCTGCCGTCGCTGGGCGAGTCCGACGTCGTGTTCATGACCGTCGGAGACCTCGTGCCCGGTCTGCGCGTCACCGCCGAGGACGCCGACGAGACCGCACGAATCAAGGGATCGTCGAAGATGCTCGACGTGCTCGCGGCTGCGATCGCGGATCGCCAACGGCTGCCCAATGATCCGCTGCCGATCGAACTGGCGGACGTCACGGTGCGCATCGACGCGGAAACCGCCCAGTGGGCCCGCGAGGAGGCACACGCGAGCGGTAAGCCACACAACGAGGCGCGCGCGGTTTTCACCGAGATCATCACCTACGTCCTCACCGAGCGGGCGATAGCACGCATCGGCAAGGGCTGGCTGACCCGCGACGACCGCAACGCATGGGAACAGCTGCGGACGAACCTGATCGACGAGCTTTCCGACAATGCAGTGTTCACCGCCGCGCTCGACGCGCTTTGGCCGATGCTGACACCGCAGGCGCTGCTGGCCGAGTTGTACTCCTCGCCAGAACGGCTACGCACCGCACAGGCCGACGAGGTGCTGTATCGGGCCGAAGGCGATTCCTGGACCGTCTCGGATGTCCCGTTGCTCGACGAACTCGTCGACCTACTGGGTCGTGACAACGTGGCCGACGCCGCCGCCGAGCGGGAGCGCAAGGCGGAGACCGCGTTCGCGGCCGGGGTGCTGGACAACATGATCAGCCGCGAGGACCTGATGGACGACGAAGACCATCTGCTCGCACAGGACATGCTGTACGCCGAGGATCTGGCGGAGCGGTTCACCGAGCGCGACACCCGAGAGCTCGTCGAACGCGCGGCCGCAGACCGGGATTGGACGTACCGGCACGTTGTCGTCGACGAGGCTCAGGAACTGTCCGAGATGGACTGGCGGGTGCTGATGCGGCGCTGCCCGAGCCGGTCGTTCACCGTGGTCGGTGATCTGGCCCAGCGTCGATCCGCGGCCGGGGCGACGTCCTGGGACGCGATGCTCGAGCCGTATGTGCCCGGCCGGTGGATCTACCGGTCACTGTCGGTGAACTACCGCACGCCTGCGGAGATCATGACCGTCGCCGCGGCGCTGCTCGCGGAGTTCGCGCCCGACATTCGCCCGCCGGATTCGGTGCGCGCGTGCGGTGTGATGCCGTGGTCGCGTCAGGTCACCGATGACGAATTGCCGATGGCCATAGGGGAATTCGTCGATGGGGAAGCACAGCGAGAAGGCACCAGCGTGGTCATCGGGCCGCCGGATGTCCCCGGTGCGGTGCCGCCGTCGGAGACGAAGGGCCTCGAGTTCGACGCCGTCCTGGTGGTCGATCCGGACCGGATCCTCGCCGCCGGGCCGCGCGGCGCCGCCGAGTTGTACGTCGCGCTGACCCGTGCCACCCAACGGCTGGGAGTTCTCCATCGCGCTCCCCTGCCGCGGGCACTGAGTGGACTCGCCGGATCCCGAGACGCGCTCGCGAAATAG
- a CDS encoding cupin domain-containing protein, with the protein MSDLKGDLSQFGPNAPGYTWTRADDVAPLQVFPGITVKPLWEGDNGAKAFVTELEPGAVWGKEDHHSPGPEEVFVVSGVLNDGAQDYPAGTFLHAPAGSWHVPQSVDGCVLFVFYPEG; encoded by the coding sequence ATGAGCGATCTCAAAGGCGACCTCTCGCAGTTCGGGCCCAACGCTCCCGGCTACACGTGGACACGGGCCGATGACGTCGCACCCCTGCAGGTGTTTCCGGGCATCACCGTCAAGCCACTGTGGGAGGGCGACAACGGCGCGAAGGCATTCGTCACCGAGCTCGAACCGGGCGCGGTGTGGGGCAAAGAAGACCACCACAGCCCGGGTCCCGAGGAGGTCTTCGTGGTGTCGGGAGTGCTGAACGACGGGGCGCAGGACTATCCGGCCGGCACCTTCCTGCACGCACCGGCCGGTTCATGGCACGTGCCGCAGTCGGTCGACGGGTGCGTCCTGTTCGTCTTCTACCCCGAGGGTTGA
- a CDS encoding NUDIX hydrolase, which produces MTVTYDDALRERVRDQLAGHQRRAVTDPTKKHAAVAVVLVDSELGEDRVDPAPVDDWIAGRLLPEAGLDGRMIDVSGGAAFLLCRRTSRLSSHPAQWALPGGRLDPGEDAVDAALRELDEEVGVALPHTAVLGLLDDYPTRSGYVITPVVIWGGGRLDLRPAPDEVVAVYRVGLHQLQRDDSPRFISIPESPRPVVQIPLGNDLIHAPTGAVLLQLRWLCLEGRHDPVDELEQPVFAWR; this is translated from the coding sequence GACGACGCCCTCCGCGAACGGGTCCGCGACCAGCTCGCCGGGCACCAACGCCGCGCCGTGACCGACCCGACGAAGAAGCATGCCGCGGTCGCCGTGGTCCTGGTCGATTCCGAACTCGGAGAGGATCGGGTGGATCCCGCACCCGTCGACGACTGGATCGCCGGCCGGCTGCTGCCGGAGGCCGGCCTCGACGGCCGCATGATCGACGTCTCGGGCGGCGCCGCCTTTCTGCTGTGCCGCAGGACATCACGCCTCTCGTCGCACCCCGCCCAGTGGGCGCTGCCCGGCGGCCGGCTGGATCCGGGCGAAGATGCCGTCGACGCCGCGCTGCGCGAACTCGACGAAGAGGTGGGTGTCGCGTTGCCCCACACGGCTGTCCTGGGTCTGCTCGACGACTACCCGACCCGGTCCGGTTACGTGATCACCCCGGTGGTCATCTGGGGCGGCGGACGACTCGACCTGCGGCCCGCACCCGATGAGGTGGTGGCGGTCTACCGCGTCGGCCTGCATCAACTACAGCGCGATGATTCGCCGCGATTCATCAGCATCCCCGAGAGCCCGCGCCCCGTCGTTCAGATCCCTCTGGGCAACGACCTGATCCATGCGCCCACCGGGGCGGTGCTGCTGCAACTGCGGTGGCTGTGCCTCGAGGGTCGCCACGACCCGGTCGACGAGCTCGAACAACCCGTCTTCGCCTGGAGGTAG